A genomic segment from Leptospira perdikensis encodes:
- a CDS encoding aldo/keto reductase, producing the protein MKKRRLGKTGMVVSEICMGTMTFGSSCNEDEAFRILDRAYDAGIDFYDTAEIYPVPPQKSWVHRTEEIFGKWIKTKPRDGLIIATKVAGPGHGWFSPPLREGKTALDKYHIRRAIEGSLQRLGIETIDLYQTHWPDHDVSYDETMEVLTELKEEGKIRYAGCSNETSFGLMKSLWTSDKHNLIRYDSIQNNFSILNRRFEDELAQVCRKEGVSLLPYSPLAGGVLTGKYNGSVPPEGARFVRYMAEGERQRRMASRFLNENTLASTAELTTIAEKYGMSSTVLSVAWSKQHDFVASTIIGANTVAQLEESLKATDLILSDEILSEINLVSKKIQYPMG; encoded by the coding sequence ATGAAAAAACGAAGACTTGGCAAAACAGGAATGGTGGTATCCGAAATTTGTATGGGCACCATGACTTTTGGATCATCGTGTAACGAAGATGAGGCGTTTCGAATTTTGGATCGTGCTTACGATGCGGGAATCGATTTTTATGACACTGCTGAAATTTATCCTGTCCCTCCACAAAAGTCTTGGGTTCACAGAACCGAAGAAATTTTTGGAAAATGGATCAAAACAAAACCTCGAGATGGACTTATCATCGCCACAAAAGTGGCCGGCCCTGGTCATGGTTGGTTTAGTCCCCCACTCCGCGAAGGGAAAACGGCATTAGACAAATACCATATTCGTCGTGCCATTGAAGGTTCCTTACAAAGATTAGGGATAGAAACTATCGATTTGTACCAAACACATTGGCCGGACCATGATGTATCTTATGATGAAACCATGGAAGTTTTGACAGAACTAAAAGAAGAAGGTAAAATTCGGTATGCCGGATGTTCCAACGAAACTTCTTTTGGGCTAATGAAAAGCCTTTGGACTTCGGACAAACACAATCTGATTCGATATGATTCCATTCAAAATAATTTCTCGATTCTCAATCGTCGCTTCGAAGACGAGTTAGCACAAGTTTGTCGAAAAGAAGGAGTTTCTTTATTACCTTATTCTCCCCTTGCTGGTGGTGTGCTTACAGGAAAATACAACGGATCTGTTCCTCCAGAAGGTGCTCGATTTGTTCGTTATATGGCCGAGGGAGAGAGACAAAGGCGAATGGCCAGTCGTTTCCTTAATGAAAACACTTTGGCTTCCACGGCGGAACTCACAACCATTGCTGAAAAATATGGAATGAGTTCGACAGTCCTTTCTGTTGCTTGGAGCAAACAACATGACTTTGTTGCCTCTACCATCATTGGAGCCAACACGGTGGCCCAACTTGAAGAGTCTTTAAAAGCAACAGATCTCATTTTATCAGATGAAATTCTTTCAGAAATCAATCTAGTTTCCAAAAAGATTCAATACCCAATGGGTTAA
- a CDS encoding arylesterase, with protein MSRKIFLEESEILNQNGRMRTKTLWTLLSLATLVFFILDCGGQIQEKPIAGCERISGTPGPEDLDLIRDTSTVIVSSHERRNGLKDIGALFEVSLQDTNQKLEAKKIETNYPANFRPHGISYAKVKGVDTLAVISHTLADENPHTIEIFERSKSGKWTHTKTLSDPTLTSPNDIFMNEAGEIFSSNDNGTSNAFRKYWDMIIRSGRADISYYDGKSFQALNVPVMLGNGIYIRKKGNDELLYRSVFAEKAIRVYQVDRSSGKVNLKYLESIAIGAGPDNILEDENGMLWLAAHDSTYKFIRHVMNRTNLAPTRVFKINPENKEVTEVYANEGAEISAGSTGLVFKNKLLISQVFEDFLLVCPRP; from the coding sequence ATGTCTAGAAAGATTTTTCTGGAGGAATCTGAAATCCTGAACCAAAATGGTCGGATGCGCACAAAAACCTTATGGACCCTCCTTTCCCTTGCCACCCTTGTTTTCTTCATTTTGGATTGTGGTGGTCAAATTCAGGAAAAGCCAATCGCCGGTTGTGAACGAATTTCTGGAACACCTGGCCCTGAAGATTTAGATCTCATTCGAGATACGTCCACAGTCATTGTATCTTCTCACGAACGTCGGAATGGACTGAAAGATATTGGAGCTTTGTTTGAAGTTTCACTCCAGGACACCAATCAAAAGTTAGAAGCTAAAAAAATTGAAACCAATTATCCAGCAAACTTTCGTCCCCATGGCATTAGTTATGCGAAAGTGAAAGGAGTGGATACTTTAGCTGTCATCTCTCATACATTAGCAGATGAGAATCCACATACCATTGAAATTTTTGAAAGATCTAAATCGGGTAAATGGACTCACACAAAAACTTTGAGTGATCCCACTCTCACAAGCCCCAATGATATTTTTATGAACGAAGCCGGAGAAATTTTTTCTTCCAATGACAATGGAACAAGCAATGCCTTTCGTAAATATTGGGATATGATCATTCGCAGTGGGCGGGCCGACATATCTTATTATGACGGAAAATCATTTCAGGCGTTAAATGTTCCCGTGATGTTAGGGAATGGAATTTACATTCGTAAAAAAGGAAATGATGAGTTGTTATACCGATCTGTGTTTGCTGAAAAAGCCATTCGAGTTTATCAAGTGGATCGCAGTTCTGGAAAGGTCAACTTAAAGTATTTGGAATCCATTGCCATCGGTGCAGGGCCTGACAATATTTTAGAAGATGAAAATGGAATGCTTTGGCTTGCGGCCCATGATTCTACTTACAAATTCATTCGCCACGTGATGAACCGAACCAATTTAGCACCCACTCGTGTTTTTAAAATCAATCCAGAAAACAAAGAAGTCACCGAAGTGTATGCCAATGAAGGCGCTGAAATTTCTGCAGGTAGTACAGGCCTTGTTTTCAAAAACAAACTTTTGATTTCACAAGTGTTTGAAGATTTTCTTTTGGTATGTCCAAGACCATAA
- a CDS encoding RNA pyrophosphohydrolase → MNDQDILRIMTDKPYRKNVGMVVFNSLGKVIVGERVQFPGSWQFPQGGIDEDEDYLEAAKRELYEELGVKKATYVTEYPDWIPYDFPNSLGLNAHLQKFRGQLQRWILFHWDGSLEECDLVHHEQEFLTIQFMEIEETIQSVVEFKREVYAKFVPLFKSAIQNYIAENSKSK, encoded by the coding sequence ATGAATGATCAAGACATTCTAAGGATTATGACAGACAAACCCTACCGCAAAAACGTAGGCATGGTGGTTTTTAATTCTTTAGGAAAAGTGATTGTAGGAGAACGAGTACAATTCCCAGGGTCTTGGCAGTTTCCTCAGGGTGGAATTGACGAAGATGAGGATTATTTAGAGGCCGCTAAACGGGAATTATATGAAGAGTTAGGGGTCAAAAAAGCAACCTATGTAACGGAATATCCCGATTGGATTCCTTATGACTTCCCCAATTCCCTTGGTCTTAATGCCCATCTCCAAAAATTTCGTGGCCAATTACAAAGATGGATTTTGTTCCACTGGGATGGGAGTTTAGAAGAATGTGATTTAGTACACCACGAACAAGAGTTTTTAACCATCCAGTTTATGGAAATAGAAGAGACCATTCAATCTGTAGTGGAATTCAAAAGAGAAGTGTATGCGAAGTTTGTTCCTCTTTTTAAATCGGCCATCCAAAATTACATTGCAGAGAATTCAAAATCTAAGTAA
- a CDS encoding LIMLP_16025 family protein, whose protein sequence is MSNVENKLQDIVNAGIGAVKTSKEVWEKLVVDLNEKKSKFETNFQKLKEQGESDTSDNALKVKMGIAWGIVRFDELKDNVVKYLDKVKEGNENKPS, encoded by the coding sequence ATGAGCAATGTGGAAAACAAGCTGCAAGATATCGTAAATGCTGGGATTGGCGCTGTAAAGACTTCCAAAGAAGTTTGGGAGAAACTCGTCGTAGACCTAAACGAGAAAAAAAGCAAATTCGAAACCAACTTTCAAAAGTTAAAAGAACAAGGCGAAAGTGACACCAGTGACAATGCTTTAAAAGTAAAAATGGGTATTGCTTGGGGAATCGTTCGTTTTGACGAACTCAAAGACAATGTAGTTAAGTATTTAGACAAAGTCAAAGAAGGAAACGAAAACAAACCTTCTTAA
- the sixA gene encoding phosphohistidine phosphatase SixA, translating into MKIILVRHGEAENPTPSMSDSQRELTDKGVSDIHKIGRFIKNSALAVKQVYYSPYLRTKHTAEILSDELKYNGEMLASDDLAAGKGCSDIISCLVNFSNSDTVLLVGHNPDITYFAARLLGNSSVAENLIFQPGSTIAINVAREKFAHGQIIWAISPDNLGI; encoded by the coding sequence ATGAAGATCATTTTGGTTCGTCACGGGGAAGCTGAAAATCCAACTCCTAGTATGTCCGATTCACAAAGAGAACTTACCGATAAGGGCGTCAGTGACATTCACAAAATCGGAAGGTTTATTAAAAACTCTGCATTAGCCGTAAAACAAGTTTATTATAGTCCTTACCTTCGAACCAAACATACTGCTGAAATTCTTTCTGATGAATTGAAATACAACGGGGAGATGTTGGCATCGGATGATCTGGCTGCCGGAAAGGGATGTTCCGATATTATTTCTTGTTTGGTGAATTTTTCCAATTCCGATACAGTATTGTTAGTCGGTCATAATCCAGACATTACTTATTTTGCAGCAAGGTTGCTTGGAAATTCAAGTGTTGCTGAAAATTTAATTTTCCAACCTGGTTCAACGATAGCTATCAACGTAGCTCGAGAGAAATTTGCACATGGTCAGATTATCTGGGCCATTTCACCAGACAATCTAGGCATTTGA
- a CDS encoding acylphosphatase translates to MGKSEEARARILVRGFVQGVGFRYYILQKAQEMRLKGYTQNLPNGEVEAVVEGDKLFIEDLYRAMQRGPTKAKVKDHVIEWSDPKNQFRTFLIKK, encoded by the coding sequence TTGGGAAAATCAGAAGAAGCAAGAGCGAGAATATTAGTACGGGGATTTGTGCAAGGAGTCGGATTTCGTTACTATATCCTCCAAAAAGCCCAAGAGATGAGACTCAAAGGTTATACGCAAAACTTACCGAATGGAGAAGTGGAAGCGGTTGTGGAAGGGGACAAACTGTTTATCGAAGATTTGTACAGAGCCATGCAACGTGGGCCCACAAAAGCAAAAGTAAAAGATCATGTCATTGAATGGAGTGATCCAAAAAATCAGTTCAGAACTTTTTTAATCAAAAAATAA